The following proteins come from a genomic window of Aspergillus luchuensis IFO 4308 DNA, chromosome 3, nearly complete sequence:
- a CDS encoding seipin co-factor family protein (COG:S;~EggNog:ENOG410Q1MY;~PFAM:PF16015;~TransMembrane:2 (i120-151o157-180i)), producing MSLSSATGNLAGRPPKLTNDLKSTVQQTQDTTTQTATQLSDSVLPGEFPGDSDHIHDAQRDDTNNGPVLAPLQQWCRQSLPRLLDRFEAHLAGLLSWILPAPRQAWLYDEAARRPASTTFLICQAICCGVPLLVFLAGVFVFAAVAILLWAILSVLILGPVLLVASMMGVSLWGWGWLLYGLVKWIDEKYLGGLISRFWLSRMPSPEGQDQESAEGQDGTQEKKAQ from the coding sequence atgTCTCTCAGCTCCGCGACCGGCAACCTGGCTGGCCGTCCACCCAAATTGACCAATGACCTCAAATCCACCGTCCAGCAAACCCAGGACACCACCACGCAAACCGCCACTCAGTTGTCCGACTCGGTCCTCCCCGGTGAATTTCCTGGCGATTCGGATCACATCCATGATGCGCAGCGCGACGACACCAACAACGGACCCGTGCTAGCGCCTCTCCAGCAGTGGTGTCGCCAGTCCCTCCCGCGTCTACTCGATCGCTTCGAGGCTCATCTCGCCGGACTGCTTTCCTGGATCCTACCAGCACCACGCCAGGCCTGGCTGTACGATGAGGCCGCGCGCCGTCCCGCCAGCACCACCTTTCTCATCTGCCAGGCCATCTGCTGTGGTGTGCCCTTACTCGTCTTTCTCGCGGGGGTCTTTGTCTTCGCTGCGGTCGCCATTCTTCTCTGGGCGATACTATCAGTTCTCATCCTGGGGCCGGTGCTCCTGGTGGCCAGTATGATGGGCGTGTCGCtgtggggttggggttggttgCTGTATGGCCTCGTCAAGTGGATCGATGAGAAATACCTGGGCGGGTTGATCTCTCGGTTCTGGCTGTCGCGTATGCCATCGCCGGAGGGTCAGGATCAGGAATCGGCAGAAGGACAGGATGGAACccaggagaagaaagcacAGTAA
- a CDS encoding uncharacterized protein (COG:U;~EggNog:ENOG410QE33;~InterPro:IPR020846,IPR011701,IPR036259;~PFAM:PF07690;~TransMembrane:14 (i46-64o84-102i114-132o144-163i175-196o202-224i244-263o275-293i314-337o343-369i376-396o402-427i439-462o482-506i);~go_function: GO:0022857 - transmembrane transporter activity [Evidence IEA];~go_process: GO:0055085 - transmembrane transport [Evidence IEA]), translating to MANMGEMESNMSSAQEKNPSSTTALHELPPNDEARPAVFSSTVQEILFVAVATMAIAMSSLLTGSVTVLTSQVQTDLGMTTAELTWLAGSSSLACGSFLLCFGRLADLFGRKTLFLGSLIFYAVFALGAGFSQKPLQLDVLNGVMGLMSAASIPPAQGMLANLYPRPSKRKNRVFACFSAGNPLGFVFGTIFSGIATQLFNWRASFFLLAIIYVVVVAVAIWVVPTDHGAKEPLSLLALKKFDVVGTILTIAGIGMFSGALSLGSDAPSGWKTPYVLVLLILGALFIIGFVFWERWYEYPLVPMFIWRDRDFSLVITILLLGFLAFPIMTFWISLFLQELRHYSALMVAVHLLPMAIGGILVNIVAGLIMHRVSNTLLMTIGATAYTGAFLLMGLQHSSSSYWAFIFPGLLLAVVGADFQFCVANMYVMSALPDDQQSIAGGILQTVTKLCVTIGMGISTAIFDAVEAGGPTSHGYFAGDAIAPYSATLLYCAGISAISIPLCAFLRIGRQGHGGNDKARAAVGKRSSWCGRRRTKQEVIEDEPMGSKV from the exons ATGGCGAACATGGGGGAAATGGAGTCCAACATGTCCAGCGCGCAGGAGAAgaatccatcctccaccacggCACTCCACGAATTACCACCCAACGATGAGGCTCGCCCCGCGGTCTTTTCTTCCACCGTTCAGGAGATCCTCTTTGTCGCCGTGGCCACCATGGCCATTGCCATGTCCTCACTCCTGACCGGCAGTGTCACCGTCCTCACCTCGCAAGTGCAGACGGATCTGGGCATGACCACCGCTGAACTCACCTGGCTCGCCGGTTCCTCCTC GCTCGCCTGTGgctcctttctcctctgctTCGGCCGCCTGGCAGACCTGTTTGGCCGCAAGACCCTCTTTCTCGGCAGCCTCATCTTCTATGCTGTGTTCGCTCTGGGTGCCGGATTTTCCCAGAAGCCCCTGCAACTGGACGTGTTGAACGGCGTGATGGGCCTGATGTCAGCTGCCTCGATCCCACCGGCGCAGGGGATGCTGGCCAACCTCTACCCGCGCCCGTCCAAGCGCAAGAATCGGGTGTTTGCCTGTTTCAGCGCCGGTAATCCTTTGGGCTTCGTATTTGGGACCATCTTCTCGGGTATTGCGACTCAACTGTTTAACTGGCGagcgagcttcttcttgttggcgATCATTTacgtcgtggtggtggcggtcgCAATTTGGGTGGTGCCGACGGACCATGGGGCCAAGGAGCCTCTGTCCCTCCTCGCTTTGAAGAAATTCGACGTTGTCGGCACCATTTTAACGATCGCCGGGATTGGCATGTTTTCGGGTGCCTTGAG TCTTGGGTCGGATGCTCCTTCGGGGTGGAAGACACCATACGTGCTCGTACTGCTCATCCTGGGCGCTCTGTTTATAATTGGCTTCGTGTTCTGGGAGCGATGGTATGAATACCCCCTGGTGCCCATGTTCATCTGGCGCGACCGGGACTTCTCCTTGGTCATCACGATTCTGTTGCTGGGCTTTCTTGCCTTCCCCATCATGACCTTTTGGATCTCGTTGTTTTTGCAGGAACTCCGGCACTACTCCGCCCTTATGGTGGCCGTGCACCTACTCCCCATGGCGATCGGCGGCATCCTGGTCAACATTGTGGCGGGGCTCATCATGCATCGGGTGTCCAACACGTTGCTTATGACGATCGGGGCCACGGCGTACACGGGAGCCTTTCTGCTCATGGGACTGCAGCACTCGAGCAGCAGCTACTGGGCATTTATCTTCCCCgggttgctgctggcggtggtgggggcGGATTTTCAGTTCTGCGTCGCAAACATGTATGTAATGAGCGCGCTGCCAGACGACCAGCAGAGCATTGCCGGGGGCATCTTGCAGACCGTGACCAAGCTGTGCGTGACGATCGGGATGGGCATCAGCACGGCCATCTTCGATGCCGTCGAGGCGGGCGGGCCCACCAGCCATGGGTACTTTGCCGGGGATGCAATCGCCCCGTACAGTGCCACCTTGCTCTACTGTGCTGGAATATCGGCCATCAGTATTCCCTTGTGTGCCTTTTTACGGATCGGAAGACAGGGACATGGCGGGAATGACAAGGCgcgggcggcggtggggaaGCGAAGCAGTTGGTGTGGGCGACGCAGGACCAAGCAGGAAGTGATCGAGGATGAACCTATGGGTTCGAAAGTATAG
- the WWM1_2 gene encoding WW domain-containing protein wwm1 (COG:S;~EggNog:ENOG410PSKF;~TransMembrane:2 (o23-47i176-196o)), with product MPPPAPIVPEGWKAEFDDRYQEWYAPTVMFSLFPLSTPPVLMTLLLFRYYVNLHTGRSQWERPDRPAQPDGAAPPPKGPPPSYEATTRDRQDPDPRARDRPDAYYSSPRPASQSNYVPNRGEGPYGYPQPQYGYNGYGYNPAYPPQPAYPNQYPNAYQNIPDQAQPPRNQKQRKGIGKMGAAALGVGGGLLGGFLLGEGIEALEDDFDGPPPPGPDFGDFGGGFGPF from the coding sequence ATGCCTCCACCTGCCCCTATCGTTCCCGAGGGCTGGAAAGCCGAATTTGATGACCGATATCAGGAATGGTACGCACCTACCGTAATGTTTTCGCTTTTTCCTCTCTCAACTCCTCCCGTACTAATGACTCTGTTACTGTTTAGGTACTATGTCAATCTTCACACCGGACGCTCGCAATGGGAACGACCAGATCGACCAGCCCAGCCTGATGGCGCGGCTCCCCCTCCCAAGGGTCCTCCGCCCAGTTATGAGGCCACCACGCGTGATCGACAAGATCCAGATCCACGAGCTCGGGATCGTCCGGATGCCTACTACTCCTCCCCGCGACCTGCGTCGCAGTCCAACTATGTGCCGAATCGAGGGGAAGGGCCCTATGGCTACCCACAGCCCCAGTACGGGTACAATGGCTACGGCTATAACCCTGCGTATCCCCCGCAACCTGCCTACCCTAATCAGTATCCCAATGCCTACCAGAATATCCCAGATCAAGCCCAACCCCCGCGCAATCAGAAGCAGAGGAAAGGCATAGGCAAGATGGGGGCCGCTGCCCTAGGAGTGGGCGGAGGATTGCTGGGAGGATTTCTGCTCGGAGAAGGCATCGAGGCGTTGGAGGATGATTTTGATggtccaccaccgccaggaCCGGACTTTGGCGACTTTGGGGGAGGTTTTGGTCCCTTCTAG
- a CDS encoding uncharacterized protein (TransMembrane:1 (i7-26o)) gives MQRPKEGLCNIPLLLTLGYSAVYVLGGLVEPPSGLDIASTVVVGLVVDKPALEDIHRSQLAGALGEEALRSNLAEDQARGC, from the coding sequence ATGCAAAGGCCGAAAGAAGGCCTGTGCAacattcctcttctcctgacGCTTGGTTACTCTGCTGTATACGTCCTGGGGGGACTTGTTGAGCCGCCATCGGGGCTGGATATTGCATCgactgtggtggtgggcCTTGTGGTGGATAAGCCGGCCCTTGAGGATATCCATAGGTCGCAGCTGGCTGGGGCACTTGGGGAGGAGGCCCTGCGTAGTAATTTGGCGGAGGACCAGGCTAGAGGGTGTTAG
- a CDS encoding uncharacterized protein (TransMembrane:1 (o26-50i)): MVEPISVEQIPISSKQNSRMPKTKTLLFNILLILLSLCAVVALIVASIALKKTQELGDFKSSLFISDLERIFNSTAYAIAKSGPDAPACSNLTAETVTGQTTLPGDCVSVKESYDMWVTRLADNCAPYLFAEEDCTGAFREFEKLATPACIVAAGGGRLSGKEGNFYRSFQISCT; this comes from the coding sequence ATGGTTGAACCCATTTCTGTCGAGCAGATCCCCATCTCGTCCAAGCAAAATTCCAGGATGCCAAAGACGAAGACCCTGCTGTTCAATATTCTCTTAATCCTGCTTTCGCTCTGCGCTGTAGTGGCACTCATCGTCGCCTCGATCGCACTGAAGAAGACACAGGAGCTTGGAGACTTCAAGTCCTCGCTCTTCATCAGTGACCTGGAGCGCATATTCAATAGCACGGCCTATGCTATTGCAAAAAGTGGACCAGATGCACCGGCATGCAGTAATCTTACTGCCGAGACTGTCACCGGCCAAACGACACTGCCTGGTGATTGTGTGTCTGTGAAAGAGAGCTATGATATGTGGGTGACCAGGCTGGCAGATAACTGTGCTCCATATCTTTTTGCCGAGGAGGATTGTACTGGTGCTTTTAGAGAGTTTGAGAAGTTGGCTACCCCTGCCTGTATCGttgcagcaggaggaggccGGTTGAgcgggaaggaggggaactTTTACAGGAGCTTTCAGATATCATGTACCTAG
- a CDS encoding Kelch repeat protein (COG:S;~EggNog:ENOG410PUXR;~InterPro:IPR006652,IPR015915;~PFAM:PF13418,PF01344,PF13415;~go_function: GO:0005515 - protein binding [Evidence IEA]), translated as MPRAVWTKLLSDVSIKRSSQTLAILASNAYIYGGELRPREPVDSAVYRLSLDASKSSNHNIIQTFPSASHPQPRVGSASTALAGRLYIFSGRGGIAMAPIEESGTFWVFDPTQNTWSQLAPATSNSQYPVGRSYHTLTNNGTDTIYLHGGCPSSGRLRDLWAFNIHSRQWLELPPAPGPERGGASIAYADQRIYRMNGFDGTREQGGSLDVYNVQTNEWTSLTYASDGISGPSPRSVGCLLATMIGGRQSLVTMFGEHDPSSLGHQGAGKMLADIWAFDLQSQRWAQVDIAEPNRPPARGWFDADVIGPEADANPGSIVIHGGLAETNERLDDVWRLDFV; from the exons ATGCCACGTGCTGTTTGGACCAAACTCCTGTCGGATGTCTCTATTAAGAGATCATCCCAGACTCTCGCAATCCTGGCCAGCAATGCATATATCTATGGCGGAGAGCTGCGGCCGCGAGAACCAGTTGATTCTGCGGTATACCGTTTGTCTTTGGACGCTT CAAAATCCAGCAACCACAATATCATACAGACTTTCCCGTCTGCCAGTCACCCCCAGCCCCGCGTAGGTTCCGCCTCGACCGCGCTTGCTGGGAGACTTTACATCTTCTCTGGTCGGGGCGGTATCGCCATGGCCCCGATCGAGGAATCTGGCACCTTCTGGGTCTTTGATCCGACCCAGAACACCTGGTCCCAATTGGCCCCTGCAACCTCGAACTCGCAATACCCTGTGGGCCGCAGCTACCACACGCTCACCAATAACGGCACGGACACCATCTATCTGCACGGTGGCTGCCCATCCAGTGGTCGTCTACGCGACCTTTGGGCGTTCAACATCCATTCTCGGCAATGGCTAGAGTTGCCCCCGGCACCCGGCCCGGAACGAGGCGGCGCGTCGATCGCGTACGCTGATCAGCGAATCTACCGGATGAACGGCTTTGACGGGACCAGGGAGCAAGGCGGATCCCTGGACGTGTACAATGTACAGACGAACGAGTGGACCAGTCTCACGTATGCATCGGATGGAATCTCCGGGCCTAGTCCGCGAAGCGTGGGCTGCTTGCTCGCCACGATGATCGGTGGGAGGCAGTCACTGGTAACAATGTTTGGCGAGCATGATCCCAGTAGCCTGGGACACCAGGGTGCCGGAAAGATGTTGGCGGATATATGGGCGTTTGATCTTCAATCTCAGCGGTGGGCACAGGTGGATATTGCGGAGCCAAACAGACCTCCGGCGCGTGGCTGGTTTGATGCGGACGTCATCGGCCCTGAAGCAGATGCCAATCCTGGAAGCATAGTAATTCACGGTGGACTTGCTGAGACAAATGAGCGGTTGGATGATGTGTGGCGACTAGATTTCGTCTAG
- a CDS encoding Zn(II)2Cys6 transcription factor domain-containing protein (COG:K;~EggNog:ENOG410Q2RT;~InterPro:IPR036864,IPR001138;~PFAM:PF00172;~go_function: GO:0000981 - DNA-binding transcription factor activity, RNA polymerase II-specific [Evidence IEA];~go_function: GO:0008270 - zinc ion binding [Evidence IEA];~go_process: GO:0006355 - regulation of transcription, DNA-templated [Evidence IEA]), translating to MPLRDQSMEGAGNRPRITRKHSGCKPCRRRGKKCDESRPRCRACARLSLECIYGVDYSFHNITPTKLQRQPIIVAEDSPSAPLALSSAPSKVAVELRHLPRSCISHHLTRSRIPRSLDGGDNLETCYLAHFQRHVRNLLPASTWPSANATFHSPYLRAAALCISASNLSMLDAQVQSRILVGSHRQAWFSPLVNKVHHAKAREYHDRALRLCRVADMKEVSDDAAAILVAQILLAYYHHASTNHQRFRSAVWDTVVFVSRNREYIMRSAGGVGALQMWHRLCVSHRLSKPPSLLLEGEGRSSFGPNCFPDATDQLYLSTVLGMSMDDLIYDILIKTMEIRSRLVVFRCVAYHYQIPESSREVGGLAHGLLTQMLGRPFVHEELSEAQKGFVRGSHLLGLLQVQKERLSVWKSLRHTERSPVSRQADNHRDIVSPGEWSLATHRDAMNTLYQILCEMIFEEAYAVYASDFALEQHSAATALSRLAQNFCHIVSTLDFAAVGTADVYTFSLTESFLQLVVLWRSDSLFHSILDVAWPNIERKTRGFEHSHYPTHLAKRIISLVADYWSRGQTVTLVMPAVPEDIPKVRLLDLNHPIEMVICGHDPDHTAWMNKILLP from the exons ATGCCTTTACGTGATCAGAGTATGGAGGGCGCGGGCAATCGGCCACGAATCACGAGGAAACATTCTGGCTGCAAGCCTTGTCGACGGCGAGGCAAAAAG TGCGATGAATCAAGACCGCGTTGCCGGGCTTGCGCCCGGCTATCCTTAGAATGTATCTATGGCGTCGACTACAGCTTCCATAACATCACTCCGACGAAATTGCAGCGACAGCCGATTATTGTGGCGGAAGATTCCCCGTCAGCCCCTCTTGCTTTGAGTTCTGCGCCGAGTAAGGTGGCCGTTGAGCTCCGCCATCTGCCGAGGTCATGCATCTCCCACCACCTCACGCGATCCAGGATCCCTAGGTCTCTGGACGGCGGAGATAATCTTGAGACATGCTATCTAGCCCATTTCCAGAGGCATGTACGCAATCTCCTTCCTGCATCCACTTGGCCATCTGCAAACGCAACCTTCCATTCCCCGTACCTCCGAGCTGCTGCCTTGTGCATCTCCGCATCCAATCTCTCAATGTTGGATGCACAAGTACAGAGCCGTATCCTCGTGGGAAGCCATCGTCAGGCCTGGTTCAGTCCACTGGTCAATAAAGTGCATCACGCCAAAGCACGGGAATATCATGATCGCGCGTTACGACTCTGTCGCGTGGCGGATATGAAAGAGGTGTCGGACGACGCCGCTGCTATTCTTGTAGCGCAAATTCTTCTTGCATACTACCATCACGCGTCGACCAACCACCAACGCTTTCGGTCGGCAGTGTGGGATACTGTTGTATTTGTCTCTCGGAATAGGGAGTACATCATGCGGTCCGCTGGGGGCGTGGGGGCCCTGCAAATGTGGCATCGCTTATGTGTTTCTCATCGTCTATCTAAGCCACCATCATTGCttctggagggagagggcagAAGTTCCTTCGGTCCAAACTGTTTTCCAGACGCCACGGACCAATTATATCTTAGCACCGTCTTGGGGATGAGCATGGATGACCTGATCTACGACATTCTTATCAAAACTATGGAGATCCGCTCGCGACTAGTAGTGTTCCGCTGCGTTGCCTACCATTACCAGATTCCCGAGTCATCAAGAGAGGTGGGTGGTCTCGCTCACGGTCTCCTGACCCAGATGTTAGGCAGACCCTTTGTCCACGAAGAGCTTTCCGAGGCCCAGAAAGGCTTTGTGCGTGGCTCGCACCTACTGGGGCTGTTGCAGGTGCAAAAGGAACGGTTATCTGTGTGGAAATCTCTCCGGCACACGGAACGATCGCCTGTCAGTCGCCAGGCAGACAACCATCGTGATATTGTGTCTCCAGGAGAGTGGAGCCTTGCAACTCATCGAGATGCGATGAATACACTGTATCAGATACTTTGCGAGATGATCTTTGAGGAAGCCTACGCAGTGTATGCATCTGACTTTGCGTTGGAGCAGCACTCTGCCGCGACTGCGCTTTCTCGTCTGGCACAGAACTTTTGCCACATTGTGAGCACCTTAGATTTTGCTGCAGTAGGTACGGCCGATGTCTACACCTTTAGTCTGACCGAAAGTTTCCTCCAATTGGTCGTTCTCTGGCGATCCGATAGCTTGTTTCACTCTATTCTGGACGTTGCGTGGCCGAACATTGAGAGGAAGACTCGAGGATTCGAGCACTCGCACTATCCCACTCACCTCGCGAAGCGGATCATCTCTCTGGTGGCGGACTATTGGTCCCGAGGGCAAACTGTGACCCTCGTGATGCCCGCCGTGCCAGAGGATATCCCGAAAGTGAGACTCCTCGACCTCAACCATCCAATAGAGATGGTGATATGCGGACATGATCCGGATCACACCGCGTGGATGAACAAGATTCTTCTCCCTTGA